A window of the Eulemur rufifrons isolate Redbay chromosome 6, OSU_ERuf_1, whole genome shotgun sequence genome harbors these coding sequences:
- the RPL27A gene encoding large ribosomal subunit protein uL15 encodes MPSRLRKTRKLRGHVSHGHGRIGKHRKHPGGRGNAGGMHHHRINFDKYHPGYFGKVGMRHYHLKRNQSFCPTVNLDKLWTLVSEQTRVNAAKNKTGAAPIIDVVRSGYYKVLGKGKLPKQPVIVKAKFFSRRAEEKIKGVGGACVLVA; translated from the exons ATG CCATCCAGACTGAGGAAGACCCGGAAGCTTCGAGGCCATGTAAGCCACGGCCACGGCCGCATCG GCAAGCACCGGAAGCACCCAGGAGGCCGGGGTAATGCTGGTGGCATGCATCACCACAGGATCAACTTTGATAAATA TCACCCAGGTTACTTTGGGAAAGTTGGTATGAGGCATTACCACTTAAAGAGGAACCAGAGTTTTTGCCCAACTGTCAACCTTGATAAATTGTGGACATTGGTCAGTGAGCAGACACGGGTAAATGCTGCCAAAAACAAGACTGGAGCTGCTCCTATTATTGATGTGGTGCGATCG gGCTATTACAAAGTTCTGGGGAAGGGAAAGCTCCCAAAGCAGCCGGTCATTGTGAAGGCCAAGTTTTTCAGCAGAAGAGCTGAAGAGAAGATTAAGGGTGTTGGGGGAGCTTGTGTCTTGGTGGCTTGA